In Helicobacter bilis, a genomic segment contains:
- the tssC gene encoding type VI secretion system contractile sheath large subunit encodes MSEKLEQEVETQNVSIIEGIMQKSKYSKNDESYSIAKLGVAEFITEIVKSDNAESKINRFTLDEMIAHIDDLISQQMDEILHNEQFQQLESTWRGLHFLVERTNFQENIKINILDVTKQEALEDFDSNPDITTSTLYKYIYSAEYGQFGGEPIGAIIGDYALNASSPDMNFLSKMSSIAAMSHSPFLTSVDASFFGLDNYAELPTIQDLKSLLEGPQYTKWRTFRENEDSKYAGLMVTRFLTRSPYDPQENPIKSFNYKENVHNSHNHLLWSNTAYAFATRLTDSFAQYRWCGNIIGPRAGGTVTDLPVYLYENFGTLESKIPTEVLITDRREYELSESGFIAFTLRRDSNNAVFFSANAVLKPKIFPNTPEGKEAETNYRLGTQLPYIFLVSRLAHYIKVLQREEIGSWKERSDVENGLNEWIRQYVSDQENPPAEVRSRRPFRGARITVSDIEGETGWYKIDLNVRPHFKFMGANFELSLVGKLDKE; translated from the coding sequence ATGAGCGAAAAATTAGAACAAGAGGTAGAAACACAGAATGTCTCAATTATTGAGGGCATTATGCAAAAAAGTAAATATTCTAAAAATGATGAAAGTTATAGTATTGCTAAACTTGGTGTTGCAGAGTTTATTACAGAAATTGTAAAATCTGATAATGCAGAGAGCAAAATCAATCGATTCACACTTGATGAAATGATTGCGCATATAGATGATTTAATTTCGCAGCAAATGGATGAAATTTTACACAATGAGCAGTTTCAACAATTAGAATCTACATGGAGAGGTTTACATTTCTTAGTAGAACGCACGAATTTTCAAGAAAATATAAAAATTAACATTCTTGATGTTACAAAACAAGAGGCATTAGAGGATTTTGATTCAAATCCAGATATTACGACGAGTACGCTCTATAAATATATTTATTCTGCCGAATATGGACAATTTGGAGGAGAACCCATAGGAGCAATAATCGGTGATTATGCGCTAAATGCATCAAGTCCCGATATGAATTTTTTATCCAAAATGTCATCAATTGCTGCTATGAGTCATTCTCCATTTTTAACATCTGTAGATGCAAGCTTTTTTGGGCTTGATAATTATGCAGAACTTCCAACAATACAAGATCTAAAAAGTTTATTAGAGGGTCCACAATATACAAAGTGGCGCACTTTTAGAGAGAACGAGGATTCTAAATATGCTGGACTTATGGTGACAAGATTCTTAACTCGTTCTCCATATGACCCGCAAGAAAATCCCATAAAAAGTTTTAATTATAAAGAAAATGTGCATAATTCACACAATCATCTCTTATGGAGCAATACTGCTTATGCTTTTGCAACAAGATTGACTGATAGTTTTGCACAATATCGATGGTGTGGCAATATTATAGGTCCTAGAGCTGGTGGCACCGTCACAGATTTGCCGGTATATCTTTATGAAAACTTCGGTACATTAGAATCTAAGATACCAACTGAAGTGTTAATTACAGATAGACGTGAGTATGAACTTTCAGAATCTGGTTTTATAGCTTTTACATTGCGAAGGGATAGTAACAATGCAGTCTTTTTCTCAGCGAATGCAGTATTGAAACCAAAAATTTTTCCAAATACTCCTGAAGGCAAAGAAGCAGAAACAAATTATAGGCTTGGAACACAATTGCCATATATTTTTTTGGTTTCTCGTCTTGCGCACTATATCAAGGTTTTACAAAGAGAGGAAATTGGGAGCTGGAAAGAACGTAGCGATGTTGAAAATGGCTTGAATGAATGGATTAGACAATATGTTTCAGATCAAGAAAATCCTCCAGCAGAAGTGCGGAGCAGAAGACCTTTTAGAGGGGCTAGAATTACAGTAAGCGATATAGAAGGTGAAACTGGATGGTATAAAATAGATTTGAATGTGCGTCCGCACTTTAAGTTTATGGGGGCTAATTTTGAACTCTCGTTGGTAGGAAAGCTTGATAAAGAATAA
- the tssF gene encoding type VI secretion system baseplate subunit TssF has protein sequence MKNIFYFRKEIDYLQKTRELFINKYPKLAPFLACNSNDPDVERIIESLAILTAKINEELDGNIPSLAESLINILMPNYTNSLPSFCIQNFNLKPDSKDNNVFIPRHTSVVSSPVQSVRCEFRTIYDVMLYPLKIYNVDVGSEGKYTTFVIDIETTQDHLTIADINIKYLNLYLGNEVYTANTLLLWLLQYVKDIIILSYDTHTNFKIPTHCLQPMGFNRNESVSDNDDLGFSAFILLQELFFMSEKFHFIHLEGLEALKDVKSKKMGIKFIFNKELPKNCLPRANQFSLFATPAINLFSTQAEPILLDHSRNTHRIFVDRMHEQAYCVIQILKVKAHSSDTGRRVFKNYYSFERFEFLNKSNDFYALANKVDAHGQHYKEISFYTKHHRKETISMDVLCSNNNIPAQLKLHDINEILDYKSVTTENITLPTPIKHIDMDSDMMWNLVVILSFNYQNITKKESLLSLLHIFGFTFDSQDKHFLTNLSDAIINIQSQPTYKVHGCITRRGILVTISMDETKFYCLGEVYKIGLIFSHLFASFAAINSFCELNIICVLSNTTFTYPVQFGNKEPL, from the coding sequence ATGAAAAATATCTTTTATTTTAGAAAGGAAATTGATTATCTGCAAAAAACAAGGGAATTGTTTATTAATAAATATCCTAAACTTGCCCCATTTTTAGCATGTAATAGCAATGATCCAGATGTTGAACGCATTATTGAATCATTAGCAATTTTGACCGCTAAGATTAATGAAGAGCTTGATGGCAATATTCCATCTCTTGCAGAATCTCTTATTAATATCCTTATGCCAAACTATACAAACTCTTTGCCTTCATTTTGTATACAAAATTTTAACTTAAAACCAGATTCTAAAGACAATAATGTGTTTATTCCTAGACATACAAGCGTAGTATCTTCTCCTGTTCAGTCGGTTAGATGTGAGTTTAGAACAATTTATGATGTTATGTTGTATCCCTTGAAGATTTATAATGTTGATGTGGGTAGTGAGGGAAAATACACTACATTTGTGATCGACATAGAAACCACGCAAGATCATCTAACTATTGCAGATATTAACATAAAATATCTGAATTTATATCTTGGCAATGAGGTTTATACGGCAAATACCCTGCTTTTATGGCTTTTACAATATGTAAAAGACATTATTATTCTCTCATACGATACACATACGAATTTTAAAATACCAACACATTGCTTACAGCCTATGGGATTTAACAGAAATGAAAGTGTATCAGATAATGATGATTTAGGCTTTAGTGCATTTATATTGTTGCAAGAATTATTTTTTATGTCAGAAAAATTTCATTTTATCCATCTTGAGGGTTTAGAAGCTTTAAAAGATGTAAAAAGTAAAAAAATGGGTATCAAATTTATTTTTAATAAGGAGCTTCCTAAAAATTGTCTACCAAGAGCAAATCAGTTTTCTCTCTTTGCAACACCAGCAATTAATTTGTTTTCTACACAGGCAGAACCAATACTTCTTGATCACTCAAGAAATACTCATCGAATATTTGTAGATAGAATGCACGAACAGGCTTATTGTGTTATACAGATTCTAAAAGTAAAAGCACATAGTAGCGATACTGGCAGACGAGTTTTTAAAAATTATTATAGTTTTGAGAGATTTGAGTTTTTAAATAAAAGCAATGATTTTTATGCATTAGCTAACAAAGTCGATGCTCATGGCCAACACTATAAAGAAATTTCTTTTTATACTAAGCATCACAGAAAAGAAACTATATCTATGGATGTATTGTGCAGCAATAATAATATACCAGCACAACTTAAACTTCATGACATTAACGAAATATTAGACTATAAGAGCGTTACAACAGAAAATATTACGCTACCCACACCAATTAAACACATAGACATGGATAGTGATATGATGTGGAATCTTGTTGTTATTTTGTCTTTTAATTATCAAAATATAACAAAAAAAGAAAGTTTATTGTCTCTTTTACATATTTTTGGGTTTACATTTGATTCTCAAGATAAACATTTTTTGACAAATCTAAGTGATGCGATTATTAATATACAATCACAACCGACCTATAAAGTTCATGGCTGTATCACAAGAAGAGGCATTCTTGTTACGATATCTATGGATGAGACTAAATTTTATTGTTTAGGAGAAGTATATAAAATAGGATTGATATTTTCGCACTTATTTGCTTCTTTTGCGGCTATTAATTCCTTTTGTGAATTAAATATTATATGTGTTTTAAGCAATACAACCTTTACATATCCTGTACAATTTGGAAATAAAGAGCCTTTATGA
- a CDS encoding tyrosine-type recombinase/integrase has translation MQYTTLHDIKRVITSFENSINKASNAKVITAIFANDSLYKGLYLHIRLNKQGINKAFIFRYKVNNKVFTITIGQYPHISLDKARDITTEYNSILQSLEFKEKGLSLKDYLQYMQDKDKNAKLTFKHVFNEWIEKQSIRETTKKQYIHQSKPLLKVFGNKLIQDITKNDILEFLQSYQVRKKLNICYQLYRALKRVFDYCIAYDYIEYSVCDRIKYKIIFKLPKAKHHKAILEKDLKDFVIYSNKALFNDLDIHTYKDKFTKYKTLDYRLFAIMYKFNMYIPLRIHNILNLEWGDIDFKNKMLVIPAYKMKLNKEFKLPLSSQALEILEFMYKQKLDKYVFSCALSDKVRMQRSFYNALNEYLELQKQGLIARGTQRKLANKYKIPYASIKTFICCYLQDNTIKDKYKKSVDNAYNKPLSYWGYKEFLTTHKLNTPHRIRSTFSTILYDLTPKHKLDFTIIEMCLAHSVGNMVIQSYNHSERMQERRELMQFWANYIDKLAHENTLQQVVNNSDLYVLNPANDDDTLRF, from the coding sequence ATGCAATATACAACACTACATGATATAAAAAGGGTTATAACAAGCTTTGAAAATAGTATTAATAAAGCAAGTAATGCAAAGGTTATAACCGCTATATTTGCAAATGATAGTTTATACAAGGGCTTATATTTACATATAAGGCTTAATAAGCAAGGGATTAACAAAGCTTTTATTTTTAGATACAAGGTAAATAATAAAGTTTTTACTATCACAATAGGACAATATCCACATATAAGCCTTGATAAAGCAAGGGATATAACAACAGAATATAATTCTATATTGCAAAGCTTAGAATTTAAAGAAAAAGGATTAAGCCTTAAAGACTACTTGCAATACATGCAAGATAAAGATAAAAATGCAAAGCTTACTTTTAAGCATGTATTTAATGAATGGATAGAAAAACAAAGCATAAGAGAAACTACAAAAAAGCAATATATACACCAATCAAAGCCGCTTTTAAAAGTGTTTGGTAATAAGCTAATACAAGATATTACTAAAAATGATATTTTAGAGTTTTTGCAAAGCTATCAAGTAAGAAAAAAATTAAATATATGTTACCAACTATACAGGGCGTTAAAGCGTGTATTTGATTATTGCATAGCTTATGATTACATAGAGTATAGTGTATGTGATAGGATTAAATATAAGATAATATTTAAATTACCTAAAGCAAAACACCATAAAGCAATACTTGAAAAAGATTTAAAAGACTTTGTTATATATAGCAATAAAGCCTTATTTAATGATTTAGATATACATACATATAAGGATAAATTTACAAAATATAAAACACTAGATTATAGACTATTTGCAATTATGTATAAATTTAATATGTATATACCCTTAAGAATACATAATATTTTAAACTTAGAATGGGGGGATATAGATTTTAAAAATAAAATGTTAGTGATACCTGCTTATAAAATGAAACTCAATAAAGAGTTTAAATTACCTTTAAGTAGTCAAGCACTTGAAATATTAGAATTTATGTATAAACAAAAGCTAGATAAATATGTTTTTTCATGTGCTTTAAGTGATAAGGTAAGAATGCAAAGGTCGTTTTATAATGCTTTGAATGAGTATTTGGAGTTACAAAAACAAGGCTTAATAGCTAGAGGTACACAAAGAAAACTAGCTAACAAGTATAAAATACCTTATGCAAGTATTAAGACTTTTATATGTTGTTATTTACAAGACAACACAATAAAAGATAAATATAAAAAGTCAGTAGATAACGCATATAACAAGCCGCTTTCATATTGGGGTTATAAAGAGTTTTTAACAACACATAAGCTAAACACACCACACAGAATCCGCTCCACATTTTCAACTATATTATATGATTTAACACCTAAGCATAAGCTAGATTTCACAATTATTGAAATGTGCTTGGCTCATAGTGTAGGAAATATGGTAATACAAAGCTATAACCATAGCGAGAGAATGCAAGAAAGGCGTGAGCTAATGCAATTTTGGGCTAATTATATAGACAAATTAGCACATGAAAACACATTGCAACAAGTAGTAAATAATAGTGATTTATATGTATTAAATCCTGCTAATGATGATGATACATTAAGGTTTTAA
- a CDS encoding type VI secretion system baseplate subunit TssG: MKTSTFYHTIKTFLLTHKKHQIFLRTGKSLGHAYKEIEVIAQNDNETLLKATDSADNTTSLNDQHENCVEIKANFFGLFGSSSPLPNYILDKFARNEDSGNGFSLFFDFLNNHILWLLHESMSLRNYHRSFNDNLNDRISHIFLKILGFNNVTNAKEYLPFSSLILSQRRPKPYIEKILQYNFNLNNRISIIENISQQIPINITQQNVLGIRNTILGKNFLLGKTICSHQNKILLDIKDLQYHEALAYFPNQIQFNRLKESIAFLTNNEFAVDLRLNIQYSSQMNFILGDLANAKLGFGLLLGGGQKNFSNSQYCKYISLHQ, encoded by the coding sequence ATGAAAACATCTACATTCTATCATACTATAAAAACATTTTTACTGACACACAAGAAACATCAAATATTTTTACGAACTGGGAAAAGTTTGGGGCATGCTTATAAAGAAATAGAGGTTATTGCACAAAATGACAATGAGACACTTTTAAAGGCAACAGATTCTGCAGATAATACAACTTCTTTAAATGATCAACATGAAAATTGCGTTGAAATTAAAGCAAATTTTTTTGGTTTATTTGGAAGTTCTTCTCCTCTACCAAACTACATACTTGACAAATTTGCAAGAAATGAAGATTCTGGTAATGGTTTTAGCTTATTTTTTGATTTTCTAAACAATCATATTCTATGGCTTCTTCACGAAAGCATGTCACTTAGAAATTATCATAGATCTTTTAATGATAACTTGAATGATAGAATTTCGCATATTTTTTTAAAAATATTGGGTTTTAATAATGTAACAAATGCAAAAGAGTATTTACCATTTTCATCTCTTATATTAAGCCAAAGACGCCCAAAACCATATATTGAAAAGATTTTGCAATATAATTTTAATCTAAACAATAGGATTTCAATTATTGAAAATATTTCGCAACAAATTCCCATCAATATAACTCAACAAAATGTGCTAGGAATAAGAAATACAATTCTTGGTAAAAATTTTTTATTGGGAAAAACGATATGTTCTCACCAAAATAAAATATTGCTTGATATTAAAGATTTACAATATCATGAAGCGTTGGCTTACTTTCCTAATCAAATACAATTTAATCGATTAAAAGAAAGTATCGCTTTCCTTACAAACAATGAATTCGCAGTTGATTTGCGCTTAAATATACAATATAGCTCTCAAATGAATTTTATACTTGGTGATCTAGCGAATGCTAAATTGGGATTTGGTTTATTATTGGGAGGGGGTCAAAAAAACTTCAGCAATTCACAATATTGCAAATATATATCGCTGCATCAATAA